One Pseudomonas sp. MH9.2 DNA segment encodes these proteins:
- a CDS encoding sn-glycerol-3-phosphate transporter translates to MSTSGKSTVLAALLFISATCTQAAEESQDKKDGFWLVQASVYTRHFSSDSDHNDHQHLIGLERNEASGLVYGAASFRNSFDQQSAYAYIGKRYESANYPVYVKISGGLLYGYRGEYRDKIPLNRFGIAPAIIPSVGVHFGPVTTELVLLGTSATMINVGVRF, encoded by the coding sequence ATGAGTACATCAGGAAAAAGCACGGTCTTGGCCGCGCTTTTGTTCATTTCGGCGACCTGCACGCAGGCTGCTGAAGAGTCGCAAGATAAAAAAGACGGCTTCTGGCTTGTTCAGGCCAGCGTCTACACCCGTCACTTTTCCTCCGACTCCGATCACAATGACCATCAACATCTGATTGGTCTGGAGCGCAACGAGGCCTCAGGTCTGGTCTATGGCGCGGCAAGCTTTCGCAACTCGTTCGACCAACAGTCGGCCTACGCCTATATCGGCAAGCGCTATGAGAGCGCCAATTATCCGGTCTATGTGAAGATCTCGGGCGGGCTGCTTTATGGATATCGTGGCGAATACCGCGACAAGATCCCTCTGAATCGCTTTGGCATCGCGCCAGCGATCATCCCGTCGGTGGGTGTTCACTTCGGCCCCGTCACCACCGAACTGGTTCTGCTGGGGACCTCGGCGACCATGATCAACGTCGGCGTACGCTTCTAA
- a CDS encoding CDP-6-deoxy-delta-3,4-glucoseen reductase, with the protein MRVTLQPSGAVLEMLPGEGILDAATRLGYECPQSCRNGNCHICAALLVEGRVLQAGVTLNHGEIYTCLAEPLEDCIVMWDGVLARGELPVRKLACQVSECVEVGGDVWRVGLRAPAGKPPRYHAGQYLMIERENGEKSAFSMASAPHCGRDLELHVLVREASAQSLIEQLQRNRIVHIEMPYGDTHLAELPEGPLVLIAAGTGMAQMHSLIEHCRAKGFKHPVHLYWGVRRPEDFYELSHWDEWKQLPNLHLHKVVSDLCGWEGRCGMLHEAVCEDISDLSSVYVYGSGSPAMIYATLDALVSAGMDAHQMRADVFAYAPRA; encoded by the coding sequence ATGCGCGTAACCTTGCAGCCGTCTGGTGCGGTACTGGAGATGTTGCCCGGCGAAGGGATACTCGACGCCGCGACACGTCTTGGCTATGAATGCCCACAAAGCTGCCGGAATGGTAACTGCCATATTTGTGCCGCGTTGTTGGTGGAAGGCCGCGTATTGCAGGCAGGGGTGACGCTGAATCATGGCGAGATCTACACCTGTCTGGCCGAGCCCCTGGAAGACTGCATCGTGATGTGGGACGGGGTGCTGGCGCGCGGAGAACTGCCGGTGCGCAAACTGGCCTGCCAGGTGAGTGAGTGCGTCGAAGTCGGTGGCGATGTGTGGCGGGTCGGCTTGAGAGCTCCCGCTGGCAAGCCGCCGCGCTATCACGCCGGGCAGTACTTGATGATCGAGCGCGAAAATGGCGAGAAATCAGCCTTTTCCATGGCCTCGGCCCCCCATTGCGGGCGCGATCTGGAGTTGCATGTGCTGGTGCGCGAAGCCAGCGCACAGAGCCTGATCGAACAATTACAGCGTAATCGCATCGTGCACATCGAAATGCCCTACGGCGATACCCATCTCGCTGAATTGCCCGAGGGGCCACTGGTGCTGATTGCCGCGGGTACGGGTATGGCGCAGATGCACAGCCTGATCGAGCATTGCCGTGCCAAGGGTTTCAAACACCCGGTGCACCTGTACTGGGGCGTGCGGCGGCCTGAAGACTTCTATGAGCTGTCCCATTGGGACGAGTGGAAGCAATTGCCTAACCTGCACCTGCATAAAGTGGTCAGTGATTTGTGCGGCTGGGAAGGTCGTTGCGGCATGCTCCATGAAGCCGTGTGCGAAGACATCAGCGATTTGTCGTCGGTGTATGTTTACGGCAGTGGCTCCCCGGCGATGATCTACGCCACCCTCGACGCCTTGGTATCAGCGGGCATGGATGCGCATCAGATGCGTGCCGATGTCTTTGCTTACGCCCCAAGGGCGTAG